A portion of the Marinobacter alexandrii genome contains these proteins:
- a CDS encoding amidohydrolase family protein codes for MKFNLKNLKTLIVILTIIFSGCSTAEQTQSSITVLKGATSHDGNGNTIEQSVILIQDGKIKSIGDQSLEIPSGAEIIDVTGKYITPGLVDSHMHFAQTGFFDGRPDVVDLRDSLDFDLLQADLRSNPDSYYEAYLRSGVTAVYDVGGFPWSIERQAEAESNLSAPHVAAAGPLFSALSETRLSPFNTENDKQMLNLSDSEFGRETVRKHTKMGSTGVKIWGIQVGDSSFMNALNAVADETKLQGNKLIVHATTLDQAKEALRLGAKVLVHSVQDVEVDDEFIKLAQENDVIYSPTITVVRGYLNTFRSLKKIREVSDSNDVMDDRAKALLQSSTEFYSFYPAQVDLEEQMFGFEQRINAMEEVMAINLKKVHEAGITIAVATDAGNPGTFHGLSIYDEMIAMQEAGIPPNEIITMATKNGALAMDRIEDFGTLEEGKLADLIILKEDPSTDISNMRSITHVMRGGLLRPVNEPFNK; via the coding sequence TGTATTGAAAGGAGCCACTTCTCATGATGGGAACGGCAATACTATCGAGCAAAGTGTAATTCTTATTCAAGATGGAAAGATTAAGTCCATTGGTGATCAAAGTCTGGAAATTCCATCAGGTGCTGAAATCATTGATGTTACTGGCAAATACATCACCCCAGGACTAGTGGACAGCCATATGCACTTTGCACAAACAGGTTTTTTTGATGGAAGACCTGATGTAGTTGATTTGAGAGATTCGTTAGATTTTGATCTGCTGCAGGCTGATCTGAGGAGTAATCCAGATTCTTATTATGAAGCGTACTTAAGGTCTGGTGTGACTGCTGTCTATGATGTGGGTGGATTTCCGTGGAGCATTGAACGTCAAGCAGAAGCCGAAAGCAATCTTAGCGCTCCGCATGTTGCTGCAGCAGGACCGCTCTTCTCTGCTCTTTCTGAGACAAGACTCTCTCCGTTCAACACTGAAAATGATAAGCAAATGCTCAATCTATCAGATTCAGAGTTTGGAAGAGAAACCGTAAGAAAACATACAAAAATGGGTTCGACCGGAGTAAAAATCTGGGGTATTCAAGTCGGTGATTCTTCATTTATGAATGCTTTGAATGCTGTGGCCGACGAGACCAAACTACAAGGAAACAAGCTTATTGTACATGCCACCACTCTGGACCAGGCTAAAGAAGCGCTACGATTGGGTGCCAAAGTGTTGGTGCATAGCGTTCAAGATGTGGAAGTTGATGATGAATTCATCAAGCTTGCCCAAGAAAATGACGTGATCTATTCTCCTACTATCACCGTGGTACGAGGATACCTGAATACGTTCCGTTCGCTCAAAAAAATAAGAGAAGTGAGTGATTCAAATGATGTGATGGATGATCGGGCAAAGGCTTTACTTCAGTCAAGCACTGAATTCTATTCCTTCTACCCTGCTCAAGTTGATCTAGAAGAGCAAATGTTTGGCTTTGAACAACGAATCAATGCAATGGAGGAGGTTATGGCAATTAACCTAAAGAAAGTTCATGAAGCTGGCATTACAATCGCTGTTGCAACAGACGCTGGCAATCCAGGTACATTTCACGGCTTATCCATTTATGATGAGATGATCGCCATGCAAGAAGCAGGAATTCCGCCAAATGAAATCATTACTATGGCCACTAAAAACGGTGCGCTAGCAATGGATCGCATCGAAGATTTCGGAACACTCGAAGAAGGAAAGCTCGCCGACTTAATAATTTTGAAGGAAGATCCATCTACTGACATATCGAATATGCGTTCTATTACGCATGTGATGAGGGGTGGATTATTGAGGCCTGTAAATGAGCCATTTAACAAATAG